In Gordonia sp. SL306, the genomic window TTGAGTTCGATGGCCCGTTCGACGGACTCTGCCGAGATCGCCAGCGCCCCTGCCTGATAGGCCGCACCGACCATGAGCATGTTGGCGTACTGCTCGTCGCCGAACAACCCGGTCGAGAGCGCACCCGGGTCGAGATAGACCGCGCGTGCGACCTTGGCGTCGATCGCGGAGTGGACCTGGTGGGCGGCGGGGAAACCGACCGAGGTGTCGATGACCATCGCGCCCGTGGGGATCTCGGTCGTCGAGACCACGGCCACTGTCTTGTCCGGCGACGCGACCTTCAGGTTGACCGGATCGGTGCCGACCAGCGGATCGCACACGAGGTAGAGGTCGCAGTCGTCGGAGGCGACCTTGGCGGCCTGCTCGATGGCTCCCGGCGACACCTTCACATCGCTCACCACCGCACCGCCCTTCTGGGCGAGGCCGGTCATGTCGACAGTGCGGGCGGCGTGCCCGTCCAACACTGCCGCGGTGGCCAGGACCTGCGACACGGTCACCACGCCGGTGCCGCCGATGCCGGTGACCCGGAGGGTGAATGTGTCACGGAGTTCCGGGACGTTCGGCGTCGGCAGTGACGTGTCGGCGATGTCGTCGGCCCGCACACCGGCGCGACGTGTTCCGGGCGTGACGGTCACGAAGGACGGGCAATCGCCCTTGAGGCACGAGAAGTCGAGGTTGCACGAACTCTGGTCGATCCGTGTCTTGCGGCCGAACTCGGTCTGGACAGGATGAACGGACAGACAGTTCGACTTCTCGCCGCAGTCGCCGCAGCCCTCGCAGATACGCTCGTTGATCATCACGCGCTGATTGGGGGTCTCGACGATGCCGCGCTTGCGCTTGCGCCGATTCTCCGCGGCGCAATGCTGGTCGTGGATCAACACCGTCACGCCCCCGGCCGCGGCCAGCTCGGTCTGAACGTCGAGCATCTCGTCTCGGTGCCGGATCTCGACGCTCCCGGGGAGTCCGAGGGCTTTGGTGCGTTTGGGATCGTCGGAGGTCACGACGATTCGCGCGACACCCTCGGCGATCAGCAACGACGTCAGGCGGGGCAAGCCCATGGCGCCCACGGGATCCTGGCCGCCGGTCATCGCGACCGTGCCGTTGTAGAGCAACTTGTAGGTGATGTTCTCACCCGCCGCGACTGCGGCGCGCAGGGCCAGCGATGCCGAGTGCATGAAGGTTCCGTCGCCGACGTTCTGGACGAAATGGTCGGCGGTCACGAATGGTGCCATGCCGATCCACTGCGCGCCCTCGCCGCCCATCTGGGTGACGCCGGCGATGTCTCCGACCTGACGAGGATCCATCAGCAGAACCATGGCGTGACAACCGATCCCAGCTCCGACGAGGGTGTCGTCGGATACCTTTGTCGAGCTGTTGTGCGGGCAGCCGGAGCAGAAGTAGGGCGTGCGAACGGCGAGTGGCAGTTCGATCCGCCCGCGTCGCTGCGACTTGCGGTCGAGCCAGTCCTGCGCGGCGTCGATGTGATGGTGGTGTGCGAGCCGGGTGGCGAGGCCACGGGAGACGGCGTCGACGTCGAGTTCGCCGAATCGCGAGAAGAGCGTCGAGCCGTCTTCGTTCGTCTTGCCGACGATCCGAGGAGCGCGAGGGTGACGGAAGAGGATGTCACGCATCATGGTCTCGATGAAGTCGCGCTTCTCCTCGATCACGATGACCTCGTCGAGTTCGCCGGTGGCGGTGTCGAACATGAAGCGGTTCAGGATGTCCCGTTCGATCGGGTACACCATCCCGAGCTTCAGGATCCGGACGCCGAGAGCGCGCAGGTCATCGTCGGTGATGCCCATCAGACGCAGCGCTTCCCGTAGGTCGAGATAGGTCTTGCCTGCGGCGACGATGCCGATGTGGTCGTCGGAACTCGACACGGTGATCCGGTTGAGTCCGTTGAGGCGCGCGTATTCGAGCGCACGCGGGATGCGTGTGGTGAGCTGATTCTGTTCCAGCTCCATCAGATTCGCGCCCAGCAGGCGACCGCTGGGAACGTGTGGGCTCGCGCC contains:
- a CDS encoding indolepyruvate ferredoxin oxidoreductase family protein, which encodes MTLADDRARRVGAHTEADSRGTPIPGGATFSLDDRYTRESGTIYLTGIQALVRMVRDRARIDRLQNLRTASFISGYEGSPLAGYDLEIARRRNYLEPYDIVHRPGLNEEIAATSVMGSQVAGQVGHLAPDAAGHTRDGVVGYWYGKAPGLDRATDALRHANLIGTHPAGGAVALVGDDPGAKSSTVPCASEMALADLYMPILYPADSQDILDLGVHAAVMSRTSGLWTSMKISAHVADGASTAMVDPARIMPVYGDLGASPHVPSGRLLGANLMELEQNQLTTRIPRALEYARLNGLNRITVSSSDDHIGIVAAGKTYLDLREALRLMGITDDDLRALGVRILKLGMVYPIERDILNRFMFDTATGELDEVIVIEEKRDFIETMMRDILFRHPRAPRIVGKTNEDGSTLFSRFGELDVDAVSRGLATRLAHHHHIDAAQDWLDRKSQRRGRIELPLAVRTPYFCSGCPHNSSTKVSDDTLVGAGIGCHAMVLLMDPRQVGDIAGVTQMGGEGAQWIGMAPFVTADHFVQNVGDGTFMHSASLALRAAVAAGENITYKLLYNGTVAMTGGQDPVGAMGLPRLTSLLIAEGVARIVVTSDDPKRTKALGLPGSVEIRHRDEMLDVQTELAAAGGVTVLIHDQHCAAENRRKRKRGIVETPNQRVMINERICEGCGDCGEKSNCLSVHPVQTEFGRKTRIDQSSCNLDFSCLKGDCPSFVTVTPGTRRAGVRADDIADTSLPTPNVPELRDTFTLRVTGIGGTGVVTVSQVLATAAVLDGHAARTVDMTGLAQKGGAVVSDVKVSPGAIEQAAKVASDDCDLYLVCDPLVGTDPVNLKVASPDKTVAVVSTTEIPTGAMVIDTSVGFPAAHQVHSAIDAKVARAVYLDPGALSTGLFGDEQYANMLMVGAAYQAGALAISAESVERAIELNGVAVESNTQAFRRGRQIVDDPDAVTDALAALHGSSSPDIIPSDGAGTAVAALGIADDDLSHAIAIRYDELIAYADERYARQYLELVDRVHRAGHGDGLTGTVARNLYKLMAYKDEYEVARLTQDAAFASGIAEQFGDDAEVAVRLHPPTLRHLGMREKMSLGAWADRPLAGLAKMKRLRGTKLDPFGRNEIRRTERALIVEYREILEAILAGLSSGRIGTEQLSSAVALADLPDMVRGYESIKMANVERYREEVARQRAALGI